A region from the Brassica napus cultivar Da-Ae chromosome C8, Da-Ae, whole genome shotgun sequence genome encodes:
- the LOC125591256 gene encoding 2-isopropylmalate synthase 1, chloroplastic-like — protein MELSTETVTLADADGKEHGASSRGTCPVKSAFKAVDLIVKEPTTLLEYSMDTATEGTDAIATTRVLVRGNALTGEEVQRNFSGTGARMNVVVSGLEAYIEALNKMLDFKEKFLLETSKSLPE, from the exons ATGGAGCTTTCAACAGAAACTGTGACACTTGCTGATGCTGATGGCAAAGAGCATGGCGCTAGTTCTAGGGGAACTTGCCCTGTCAAATCAGCTTTTAAGGCAGTTGATCTTATTGTTAAGGAACCGACGACTTTGCTTGAGTACTCAATGGATACAGCAACAGAAGGCACTGATGCCATTGCAACCACACGAGTTCTTGTCCGTGGAAACGCTCTAACTGGTGAAGAAGTTCAAAGAAACTTCAG TGGAACCGGAGCGAGAATGAACGTTGTAGTGTCGGGGCTCGAGGCTTATATAGAAGCTCTGAACAAAATGCTCGACTTCAAAGAAAAGTTCCTTCTCGAAACATCAAAGTCCCTGCCTGAATGA
- the LOC106451940 gene encoding protein LONGIFOLIA 1-like, with product MAAKLLHTLADENSDLQKKIGCMNGIFQLFDRHHVLTNRRKSLTLGNINFERDSALQIQDSNIINIGNETSEKLRRVSTESSRVSFSSSCSSSSPLSSDPNKETQPEISPYDHRVIFQESPAMSQGSGLGLDLRDVVRDSMYREARGLSEVSRHNKRRDDSPRPPYGLKQSTPVDFNESCKALAKLNTSQYYYNEVDLKDASRYYVDSHKRSKSKKKVKESPKLSLESRDHLGLKSGNNNKLVESFSRSSSVNKRPPSVVAKLMGLETLPGSPLRRDKLNSDPFSRSLRENSMNRTIRLSPSSPRSLGKDLASSSSPRWRRSEFVIKPLSSLRFPIEPAPWKKQQKQACRPLLKDLEFKHSVKDLRAINEIVEAMQTKSVKQQECSTSSRGLESHVMPSSTMRGGPIVIMKPARLVGVPSPSLIPIHSLNREEGSVNVKRNLRSSQVTTKSASPRLSHMKKHENEKYSRPPPIPSDSSKSRRQTNRKLEESATSPGGSRRSRQGSQRRLMQQKDGQAGGGKSSSVIETAKTVVSNLMQNASQKSSGDGSSEHPSPVSVLNASIYRDIKPSQASEGTKTDEEDEWNPAYSFSKTTTTLSPEVNRKKLQNVEHLVQKLKRLNSSHDEASQDYVASLCENSGADTDHRYISEILLASGLLLRDLASESTTFQLHSSGHPINPELFLVLEQTKGSSGGGNEKKLNRKVVFDAVNEMLVKKLAIVDVEPWLKRGKGMKRRVFSAQQLLKELCSEIETMQKEAKRRSDNLFLLGEQEEDFLKCILDEDMEMRSEKWTEFDDVVPGIVLHLERLLFKDLVSEVVHGEIDRLQPTPSRRVVITDS from the exons ATGGCTGCGAAGCTTTTGCATACATTGGCAGATGAAAACTCGGATCTACAGAAGAAAATTGGATGTATGAATGGGATTTTCCAACTCTTTGATCGTCACCATGTTCTCACAAACCGGCGAAAAAGTCTTACTTTAG GTAATATCAACTTTGAAAGAGACTCTGCATTGCAGATTCAAGACTCCAACATTATCAACATCGGAAATGAGACAAGCGAGAAACTAAGAAGGGTATCAACCGAATCTTCCAGAGTTTCCTtctcatcctcatgttcatcatcTTCCCCACTGTCTTCTGATCCCAACAAAGAAACTCAACCTGAGATTTCACCGTATGACCACCGGGTCATTTTTCAAGAATCTCCAGCGATGAGCCAAGGAAGCGGGTTGGGACTTGACCTTAGAGATGTTGTTAGAGACTCCATGTACAGAGAAGCTAGAGGACTTTCCGAAGTATCCAGACAcaacaagagaagagatgaTTCTCCAAGACCACCCTATGGTTTGAAGCAATCCACTCCTGTTGATTTCAATGAATCCTGCAAAGCTCTAGCCAAACTCAACACTTCTCAGTATTATTACAATGAGGTTGACTTGAAAGATGCGTCCCGTTACTATGTTGATTCTCACAAGAGGTCTAAATCCAAGAAGAAGGTGAAAGAGTCTCCTAAGCTTTCTTTGGAGAGTAGAGACCACCTTGGTCTCAAGTCAGGCAATAACAATAAGCTTGTTGAGAGTTTCAGTAGAAGCTCTAGCGTGAACAAACGGCCTCCTAGTGTTGTTGCAAAGCTAATGGGGTTGGAGACGTTACCTGGTTCTccactgagaagagacaaactCAACAGTGATCCGTTCTCAAGGTCATTGAGGGAGAATAGCATGAACCGGACTATCCGGTTATCTCCTAGCTCACCAAGAAGCTTAGGGAAGGAcctagcttcttcttcatcaccaaGATGGAGAAGGTCTGAGTTTGTTATTAAACCTTTATCAAGTTTGAGGTTTCCCATTGAACCAGCTCCATGGAAGAAGCAACAGAAGCAAGCCTGCAGGCCTCTGTTGAAAGATCTAGAGTTTAAGCATTCGGTAAAGGATCTGAGAGCTATTAATGAAATAGTAGAGGCAATGCAAACAAAAAGCGTCAAGCAGCAAGAATGTTCAACAAGCTCAAGAGGCTTGGAAAGCCATGTGATGCCATCATCCACTATGAGAGGAGGACCAATTGTGATTATGAAGCCTGCCAGACTTGTTGGTGTTCCTTCACCATCTCTGATTCCCATTCACAGTCTTAATAGAGAAGAAGGGTCTGTGAATGTTAAAAGAAACTTGAGATCTTCTCAGGTCACTACAAAGAGTGCAAGTCCAAGATTGAGTCATATGAAGAAGCATGAGAATGAGAAGTACTCTAGGCCACCACCTATACCATCTgattcaagcaaatcaagaaGACAAACAAACCGAAAACTCGAAGAATCTGCTACTTCTCCTGGTGGTAGTAGGCGTAGTAGACAAGGTTCTCAGAGGAGATTGATGCAGCAAAAGGATGGCCAAGCAGGTGGTGGAAAGAGCTCATCTGTGATAGAGACAGCTAAAACAGTAGTCTCTAACTTAATGCAGAACGCTAGTCAaaagtctagtggagatggatCATCGGAACATCCAAGTCCAGTGTCTGTTCTCAACGCATCAATCTACAGAGACATCAAACCATCTCAAGCTAGTGAAGGCACCAAGACTGATGAAGAAGACGAGTGGAATCCAGCTTACAGCTTCTCAAAGACAACAACCACCTTGTCTCCAGAGGTAAACAGAAAGAAGCTTCAGAACGTGGAGCATTTGGTTCAGAAGCTGAAAAGATTAAACTCTAGCCATGACGAAGCAAGCCAAGACTACGTTGCATCGCTATGCGAGAACAGTGGTGCTGACACTGATCACAGATACATATCCGAGATTCTGTTAGCCTCTGGTCTTCTCCTGAGAGACTTAGCCTCAGAGTCAACTACGTTTCAGCTCCACTCTTCAGGTCATCCTATTAACCCTGAGCTGTTTCTCGTTCTTGAGCAAACTAAAGGAAGCAGTGGTGGCGGCAATGAGAAGAAGCTCAACCGCAAGGTTGTGTTCGACGCTGTTAATGAGATGCTTGTGAAGAAGTTAGCTATTGTTGATGTAGAGCCATGGCTGAAGCGAGGTAAAGGGATGAAGAGGAGGGTGTTTAGTGCGCAACAACTCTTGAAAGAGCTGTGTTCAGAGATAGAAACAATGCAAAAGGAAGCCAAGAGGAGATCAGATAACTTGTTCTTGTTGGGGGAACAAGAAGAGGACTTCTTGAAATGTATAttggatgaagatatggagatgCGGTCTGAGAAATGGACGGAGTTTGATGATGTAGTCCCGGGTATAGTGCTTCACTTGGAGAGGCTTCTCTTCAAGGACCTGGTGAGTGAGGTCGTGCATGGTGAGATTGATCGGCTGCAACCTACTCCAAGCAGACGAGTAGTTATTACTGATTCATAA
- the LOC125592030 gene encoding uncharacterized protein LOC125592030, protein MGDITTVSTRPKEGPSSIKCPMLTATNYTVWAMHMKVLLKVHKVWETVESETIEPDKNDMATALLFQSIPEALIQQVGELDTAKQVWDAITARHLGVDRVREARLQTLMAEFNRLKMKETDTIDDFVGKLSEISSKSASLGENIEETKLVKKFLKSLPRKKCDKNGHFASSCPDRLLKLQETYENRLKEITDYTQEADRLLMHEVVYLNEKNVNPKDFEASSDSDRVWYLDNGASNHMTERYEYFKNIDYLVTGKVRFGDDSRIDIKGKGSILFIS, encoded by the exons ATGGGAGACATCACGACCGTATCGACGAGACCAAAGGAAGGGCCATCATCCATAAAGTGTCCGATGCTGACGGCAACAAACTACACAGTTTGGGCAATGCACATGAAGGTCCTTCTCAAGGTTCACAAAGTGTGGGAAACCGTTGAAAGTGAGACAATCGAGCCCGATAAGAACGATATGGCCACAGCTCTTCTTTTCCAATCTATTCCAGAAGCGCTTATCCAGCAGGTCGGAGAGTTAGATACCGCGAAGCAGGTTTGGGACGCCATTACAGCCCGACATCTAGGAGTGGACAGAGTCAGAGAAGCTCGTTTACAAACCCTAATGGCAGAATTCAATCGCTTGAAGATGAAGGAAACTGATACAATTGATGACTTTGTTGGCAAGCTATCTGAGATCTCTTCGAAATCTGCATCTTTAGGGGAAAATATTGAGGAAACAAAGCTAGTCAAGAAGTTTCTCAAGAGTCTACCTAGAAAGAA GTGTGACAAGAATGGACACTTTGCGTCTAGTTGTCCCGATAGACTTCTGAAGCTTCAAGAGACATACGAAAACAGACTCAAGGAGATAACAGATTATACACAAGAGGCTGATAGGTTATTAATGCACGAAGTAGTCTACCTCAATGAAAAAAACGTAAACCCCAAGGATTTTGAAGCTAGCTCGGACAGTGACAGAGTTTGGTATCTCGACAATGGGGCGAGTAATCATATGACGGAGAGGTATGAGTACTTCAAGAACATTGATTATTTGGTGACAGGAAAGGTGAGATTTGGGGATGACTCAAGAATCGACATCAAAGGCAAAGGCTCCATACTGTTTATAAGTTAA
- the LOC106453937 gene encoding 2-isopropylmalate synthase 1, chloroplastic-like: protein METHNMRLRLTERIALVSDEVFQPEAVWKLLDIQIICATIEFSTATVTLADADGKEHCACSRGTCPVKSAFKAVDLIVKEPTTLLEYSMDTATEGTDAIATTRVLVRGNALTGEEVQRNFCGTGARMNVVVSAVEAYMEALNKMLDFKEKFLLETSKSLPERKSLCERPKLVIFLGI, encoded by the exons atgGAAACACACAATATGAGATTACGTCTG ACTGAGAGAATAGCTTTGGTATCTGACGAGGTGTTCCAGCCAGAAGCCGTGTGGAAACTCCTGGACATTCAG ATAATTTGTGCGACTATTGAGTTTTCAACAGCAACTGTGACACTTGCTGATGCTGATGGCAAAGAGCATTGCGCTTGTTCTAGGGGAACTTGCCCTGTCAAATCAGCTTTTAAGGCAGTTGATCTTATTGTTAAGGAACCGACGACTTTGCTTGAGTACTCAATGGATACAGCAACAGAAGGCACTGATGCCATTGCAACCACACGAGTTCTTGTCCGTGGAAACGCTTTAACTGGTGAAGAAGTTCAAAGAAACTTCTG TGGAACCGGAGCGAGAATGAACGTTGTAGTGTCGGCGGTCGAGGCTTATATGGAAGCTCTGAACAAAATGCTCGACTTCAAAGAAAAGTTCCTTCTCGAAACATCAAAGTCCCTGCCTGAACGAAAATCTTTGTGTGAGAGACCAAAGTTAGTTATCTTTCTAGGTATATAG
- the LOC106451938 gene encoding LON peptidase N-terminal domain and RING finger protein 1-like isoform X1, giving the protein MSNEESLPAFTLFGLDDVENYGLVSEADNSLPLDIHNQVFQLVEKGNEAFKESHRFEEAISNYSKANSVKPLDPVVLSNRSAAYIRFGQYLKQRSASISEYRPLNGFDMSMLGELALKDADKVMNIKSTSVKSYITKACALMLLERYEAARDTILSGLQIDPFSDHLRSNLQELDKVMMPTSTRKTRGNAERSDDFDCTVCLKLLYEPATTPCGHTFCRLCLFQSMDRGNKCPLCRTVIFMTPRTCAVSVTLNNIIQKNFPEEYAERKSEQDTLVHLGNESMPLFVMDVIIPCQKLSLHIFEPRYRLMVRRIMEGNHRMGMVALDSATGSPVDVACEVEITECDPLPDGRFVLELESHRRCGIVKAWDQDGYRVAEVEWVTDLPPQSDQEKADLRELTTSAASFTRAWLERAKEAARHGDRRRLETLVIVESMIPTPQDPERFSFWLATLTDRRPSERLELLRLQDTGERIRRGLIYLRSVERGCRMQ; this is encoded by the exons ATGTCGAACGAAGAATCTCTTCCTGCGTTCACTCTGTTCGGTTTGGATGATGTCGAAAACTATGGTCTG GTCAGTGAAGCTGACAACTCGTTGCCTTTGGACATACACAATCAAGTGTTTCAACTTGTGGAGAAGGGAAACGAAGCTTTCAAAGAATCTCATCGCTTTGAAGAG GCGATTAGCAATTATTCAAAAGCCAATTCTGTTAAGCCTCTTGACCCTGTTGTTCTAAGCAATAGAAGTGCTGCTTATATAAG ATTTGGACAATATCTGAAGCAGAGATCTGCATCCATTTCTGAATATAGACCTCTGAACGGTTTCGATATGTCGATGCTTGGTGAA CTTGCTCTTAAGGATGCTGATAAGGTGATGAATATTAAGAGCACTTCAGTGAAGTCATATATAACAAAGGCTTGTGCCCTCATGCTG CTAGAAAGATATGAGGCAGCACGTGACACTATCCTCTCAGGTCTACAGATTGATCCCTTTAG CGATCATCTCCGATCCAATCTTCAAGAATTGGACAAGGTTATGATGCCTACTTCGACGAGAAAGACTCGTGGAAATGCTGAGCGGTCTGATGACTTTGATTGCACTGTTTGCCTGAAATTGCTGTATGAACCTGCTACAACTCCATGCGGGCATACATTCTGCCGATTATGCCTCTTCCAGTCTATGGATCGTG GCAACAAATGTCCACTATGTCGAACTGTCATTTTTATGACTCCAAGAACATGTGCTGTCAG TGTGACACTGAATAACATCATACAGAAAAACTTTCCAGAGGAGTATGCTGAAAGGAAATCAGAGCAAGACACTCTGGTCCACTTAGGCAATGAAAGTATGCCTCTTTTTGTCATGGATGTCATCATCCCCTGTCAGAAGTTGTCTCTTCACATTTTTGAACCAAGATACAGACTAatg GTGAGAAGAATAATGGAGGGAAACCATCGGATGGGAATG GTAGCTCTTGATTCTGCGACAGGTTCACCAGTGGATGTTGCTTGCGAAGTCGAAATCACAGA GTGTGATCCACTCCCAGACGGACGTTTTGTCCTGGAG CTGGAAAGCCATAGAAGGTGTGGCATAGTAAAAGCTTGGGATCAAGATGG GTATCGTGTTGCGGAGGTTGAATGGGTCACAGATCTACCACCACAAAGCGACCAAGAAAAAGCTGAT CTGCGGGAACTGACGACTAGTGCAGCATCATTTACTCGGGCATGGCTAGAGAGAGCAAAGGAAGCAGCTAGACATGGAG ACAGAAGAAGACTTGAAACACTTGTAATTGTTGAATCTATGATACCTACACCTCAAGATCCCGAGCGCTTCAGTTTCTGG CTTGCGACATTGACAGATAGGAGACCTTCAGAAAGGTTGGAACTACTTCGGCTTCAAGATACTGGAGAG aGAATAAGGCGTGGGTTGATATATCTTCGATCAGTAGAACGAGGATGCAGAATGCAATGA
- the LOC106453934 gene encoding protein IMPAIRED IN BABA-INDUCED STERILITY 1 produces the protein MGCVNSKQTVSVTPAINHSGVFKDNNSVQEPSPAVEKKLVSWRSKSSKKSGSESGRASSNSRSESLSFRLGNLSKYLEAEQVAAGWPAWLSNVAGEAIHGWVPFRSDAFEKLEKIGQGTYSSVFRARETETGKIVALKKVRFDNFEPESVRFMAREILILRRLDHPNIIKLQGLVTSKLSCNIHLVFEYMEHDLTGLLSSPDINFTTPQIKCYMKQLLSGLDHCHARGVMHRDIKGSNLLVNNGGVLKVADFGLANFCNASGNKQPLTSRVVTLWYRPPELLLGATEYGASVDLWSVGCVFAELLLKKPVLQGRTEVEQLHKIFKLCGSPPEDYWRKTKLPHAMLFKPQQHYDGCLRETFKDLSDADVSLIETLLSIEPNKRGIASTALVSQYFTTKPYACDPSTLPVYSPSKEIDAKHREETTRKKICGNGRRGTESRKPTRKPPAFAKLAPAEDARRPSQTFQKRNGHSVHNSIDSDASLYGKLQKKPSEQEKEEASHVKNGSQGDVPFSGPFQVSVSSGFAWAKRRKDEICVRSHNRSLSRGHIPNLLGPSPAFSEISDAESKMKENEKEEKQLEAYEKLKLSMLKKWRKLERPDSFDASDEYHSQDLSLALYQREEKAAKLGHLGYKDNDEKIEFSGPLLSQSYGVDELLERHERQIRQLVRKSWSQKGKKQGK, from the exons ATGGGTTGTGTCAACTCCAAGCAGACCGTCTCTGTAACGCCAGCGATCAATCACTCGGGAGTGTTCAAGGACAATAATTCAGTCCAAGAACCTTCTCCGGCGGTGGAGAAGAAGCTCGTCTCGTGGAGGAGCAAGAGTAGCAAGAAGAGCGGGAGCGAGTCCGGTCGAGCGAGTTCGAATTCCAGGAGTGAGTCGTTGAGCTTCCGACTCGGTAACCTAAGCAAGTACTTGGAAGCTGAGCAGGTCGCAGCCGGCTGGCCTGCCTGGCTAAGCAACGTCGCCGGCGAAGCTATCCATGGCTGGGTCCCGTTTCGTTCCGACGCTTTCGAAAAGCTCGAAAAG ATTGGGCAAGGAACATACAGTAGCGTGTTCCGTGCAAGAGAGACCGAAACAGGGAAGATAGTGGCTTTGAAGAAAGTTAGGTTCGACAATTTTGAGCCAGAGAGTGTTAGGTTCATGGCTAGAGAGATTTTGATACTTAGGAGACTTGATCATCCCAACATTATCAAACTCCAAGGTCTCGTTACTTCAAAACTCTCTTGCAACATCCATCTCGTCTTCGAGTACATGGAGCATGACCTCACTGGTCTTCTCTCTAGCCCTGACATCAACTTCACAACTCCACAG ATTAAGTGTTATATGAAACAATTACTGTCTGGACTTGATCACTGTCACGCACGAGGTGTGATGCACCGTGACATAAAGGGTTCGAATCTTTTGGTTAATAACGGAGGAGTATTAAAGGTGGCTGACTTCGGACTAGCAAACTTTTGCAATGCTTCTGGGAATAAGCAGCCTCTAACAAGCCGTGTTGTGACTCTATGGTACCGTCCTCCTGAACTTTTGCTTGGGGCAACGGAGTACGGAGCATCTGTTGATTTGTGGAGTGTTGGTTGTGTTTTCGCCGAACTTCTTCTCAAGAAACCTGTTCTGCAAGGAAGAACTGAG GTCGAACAGTTGCACAAGATATTCAAACTATGTGGATCTCCACCTGAAGATTACTGGAGAAAGACCAAACTTCCTCACGCAATGCTTTTCAAGCCACAGCAACATTATGATGGTTGTCTACGAGAAACCTTCAAAGATTTATCCGACGCTGACGTCAGTCTTATAGAAACTCTTCTTTCTATAGAGCCCAACAAACGTGGGATTGCGTCTACTGCCCTTGTTTCCCAg taTTTCACTACAAAGCCTTATGCTTGTGATCCCTCAACCTTGCCTGTATACTCACCTAGCAAAGAGATTGATGCGAAGCATCGAGAAGAAACAACAAG GAAAAAAATATGCGGGAATGGGAGACGTGGTACAGAATCAAGGAAGCCAACGCGAAAGCCCCCTGCATTTGCTAAATTAGCACCAGCTGAg GACGCAAGACGCCCTTCCCAAACTTTCCAAAAACGTAATGGTCATTCAGTTCATAACTCAATCGATAGCGACGCCAGTTTATATGGGAAACTGCAAAAAAAGCCATCAGAacaggaaaaagaagaagcttctCATGTGAAGAATGGATCACAAGGGGATGTACCATTCTCAGGGCCTTTTCAAGTCTCTGTATCAAGTGGTTTTGCATGGGCAAAGCGACGAAAAGATGAGATATGTGTTAGATCACATAATAGATCTCTCTCAAGGGGTCACATTCCTAACCTGTTGGGACCTTCTCCTGCTTTCAGTGAGATCTCTGACGCTGAGTCTAAGATGAAAGAGaatgaaaaggaagaaaaacAACTTGAGGCATATGAGAAGTTGAAGCTTTCAATGCTGAAGAAGTGGAGAAAACTTGAACGTCCAGATTCTTTTGATGCTTCGGATGAGTATCATTCCCAGGATCTATCGTTGGCTCTCTATCAGAGAGAAGAAAAGGCAGCAAAACTGGGACATTTG GGTTACAAAGACAATGATGAGAAAATCGAATTCTCAGGCCCCTTGTTGTCTCAGTCTTATGGAGTTGATGAGCTTCTTGAACGCCATGAACGCCAGATTCGCCAGTTGGTTCGGAAATCTTGGTCTCAGAAAG GTAAGAAACAAGGGAAATGA
- the LOC106451938 gene encoding LON peptidase N-terminal domain and RING finger protein 1-like isoform X2 produces the protein MMSKTMVWSVKLTTRCLWTYTIKCFNLWRRETKLSKNLIALKSNYSKANSVKPLDPVVLSNRSAAYIRFGQYLKQRSASISEYRPLNGFDMSMLGELALKDADKVMNIKSTSVKSYITKACALMLLERYEAARDTILSGLQIDPFSDHLRSNLQELDKVMMPTSTRKTRGNAERSDDFDCTVCLKLLYEPATTPCGHTFCRLCLFQSMDRGNKCPLCRTVIFMTPRTCAVSVTLNNIIQKNFPEEYAERKSEQDTLVHLGNESMPLFVMDVIIPCQKLSLHIFEPRYRLMVRRIMEGNHRMGMVALDSATGSPVDVACEVEITECDPLPDGRFVLELESHRRCGIVKAWDQDGYRVAEVEWVTDLPPQSDQEKADLRELTTSAASFTRAWLERAKEAARHGDRRRLETLVIVESMIPTPQDPERFSFWLATLTDRRPSERLELLRLQDTGERIRRGLIYLRSVERGCRMQ, from the exons ATGATGTCGAAAACTATGGTCTG GTCAGTGAAGCTGACAACTCGTTGCCTTTGGACATACACAATCAAGTGTTTCAACTTGTGGAGAAGGGAAACGAAGCTTTCAAAGAATCTCATCGCTTTGAAGAG CAATTATTCAAAAGCCAATTCTGTTAAGCCTCTTGACCCTGTTGTTCTAAGCAATAGAAGTGCTGCTTATATAAG ATTTGGACAATATCTGAAGCAGAGATCTGCATCCATTTCTGAATATAGACCTCTGAACGGTTTCGATATGTCGATGCTTGGTGAA CTTGCTCTTAAGGATGCTGATAAGGTGATGAATATTAAGAGCACTTCAGTGAAGTCATATATAACAAAGGCTTGTGCCCTCATGCTG CTAGAAAGATATGAGGCAGCACGTGACACTATCCTCTCAGGTCTACAGATTGATCCCTTTAG CGATCATCTCCGATCCAATCTTCAAGAATTGGACAAGGTTATGATGCCTACTTCGACGAGAAAGACTCGTGGAAATGCTGAGCGGTCTGATGACTTTGATTGCACTGTTTGCCTGAAATTGCTGTATGAACCTGCTACAACTCCATGCGGGCATACATTCTGCCGATTATGCCTCTTCCAGTCTATGGATCGTG GCAACAAATGTCCACTATGTCGAACTGTCATTTTTATGACTCCAAGAACATGTGCTGTCAG TGTGACACTGAATAACATCATACAGAAAAACTTTCCAGAGGAGTATGCTGAAAGGAAATCAGAGCAAGACACTCTGGTCCACTTAGGCAATGAAAGTATGCCTCTTTTTGTCATGGATGTCATCATCCCCTGTCAGAAGTTGTCTCTTCACATTTTTGAACCAAGATACAGACTAatg GTGAGAAGAATAATGGAGGGAAACCATCGGATGGGAATG GTAGCTCTTGATTCTGCGACAGGTTCACCAGTGGATGTTGCTTGCGAAGTCGAAATCACAGA GTGTGATCCACTCCCAGACGGACGTTTTGTCCTGGAG CTGGAAAGCCATAGAAGGTGTGGCATAGTAAAAGCTTGGGATCAAGATGG GTATCGTGTTGCGGAGGTTGAATGGGTCACAGATCTACCACCACAAAGCGACCAAGAAAAAGCTGAT CTGCGGGAACTGACGACTAGTGCAGCATCATTTACTCGGGCATGGCTAGAGAGAGCAAAGGAAGCAGCTAGACATGGAG ACAGAAGAAGACTTGAAACACTTGTAATTGTTGAATCTATGATACCTACACCTCAAGATCCCGAGCGCTTCAGTTTCTGG CTTGCGACATTGACAGATAGGAGACCTTCAGAAAGGTTGGAACTACTTCGGCTTCAAGATACTGGAGAG aGAATAAGGCGTGGGTTGATATATCTTCGATCAGTAGAACGAGGATGCAGAATGCAATGA